TGCGGCCATGATCAAGCTCGAAACCGATCGCCATCTTGTGATAGGCCACCATGTCTTGCTGATGAAAGGTTGGTACCACGCGAACCTTGAGGTGCTCGATGGCCCGGTCGACCATGCTGCGGGAAAGCCAGCCGTTGTATGACCAGATCCCGCCACGTCCCTCGATGAAAGCGTTGTCGCGAATGACGACGCGTTGGAAGTGCAGTTCGGCACTGCCGGAGCCAAGCTGCTGATTGCTGGCGAGCGCCGTCTGCAGATCGATTTGCTCGAACTTCCCGGCCAACTCCAAGTGGGGCGTCGGATGGTTCAGTTCCATCGTGATCTGCCCAGCAAACCGAGCATCGGGACCCAGCCCAGCCAGGTCAGGCAAGGCTTCGCGTAGTGGATAGGTATCGATTGGCTTCTCGAAAGTAGTCGCGAGAAACACCTTCCAGTGCTGCGGATGCGACGTGTCGAGATTCGCGACCAGCGGCGGAGCATCGATCTCGTTGCCGACGAGCATGCTGCTGGTGAGTGCCGGCTGAGCATGAGGATGATGCTTCACATCAAGCTGATGAAACGTCGGAAGAGAGCTGTCGCGGAAGCGAATGGTGCCGACGCAAAGTCGCAAGGAATGTCCGCCGGAACGATCAAGCAGGATGCCTTCCTGCAGCGTTTCCCAGAGGCGGACTCGAGAGGTGAAGTCGACCTCGGCTTCGTCGGCCGAAAGCTGCCAGGTATCGTCGACCAACTCCGCTTTCAGAACCGGAATGGTCACCGCATCGGTGCCGGCCCTTTCCAGGCGAACGTCTTCAAAGACCCACTTCGAGGGCTTGGGGTTATAGTACTTCGTGATCTGGCACTTCAGGCCGATCAGATCGGTCAAGCGCGCTTCGACCGAATCGACGCTCCACGCAGACTGGCGATACATGATCCAACTGAGCGTACAAATTGTCGGCAAGACGCATCCCAGCAGGAATGCGAACCGGCAAAGCAGGCGTCTGGTTGATTCATGCATGCCGAACATCCTTGCTTGGCGTGCGAATACGTTGTGGGCCGCGGATTAACGCTTCCGAGCCATCTCTTGAAACAGTTGGTAACGGGCCTTCATTTCCTCGAGGCTGTCACCACCGAACTTGTCGACCATGGCCACCGCGATCTCGAAAGCAACGACGCTTTCGACAATCACACTGGCGGCTGAAACCGCACAGACATCGCTACGTTCGTACGACGCGGCGTCGGTCTCTTTGGTTTCCAGATTGACCGATTCCAGCGGCTTTCGCAGCGTGCTGATCGGCTTCTTAGCGGCACGCACCACGATCGTTTGACCGTTGGTCATACCTGCTTCCAGGCCACCGGCGTTGTTGGTCGGCCGTGTGTAGCCCAGGCTGGGTGAATCTTGTTGCGAGGCGTCGTAGTGGATCGGATCGTGAACCTGCGAGCCTGGCAGACGTGCTGCCTCGAAGCCCATGCCGATCTCGACACCCTTGATCGCTTGAACGGCCATGACCGCTTGAGCCAGCTTGCCGTCGAGTTTGCGTTCCCACTGGGCATGTGTACCCAAACCGAACGGGGCCCCCACGACGCGCACTTCGACAATTCCGCCGAGCGTATCGCCCGCCTTGCCGGTCTTGTCGATCAGTTCTTTGAACTGCGGATCTTGTTCTGGGTTGAGCGAGTAGATAATGCTCTCGTCTCGCTTGGTAATCATCGCATCGACATCGTCGACGTTCTTGGGACGATCGATCGCGACGCCACCCAGTTCGTCCACGAAACCGTAGACCTGGATGCCGAACTCGGCGAGCAGTTGTTTGGCCAACGCACCGGTTGCCACGCGAACCGCCGTTTCACGAGCACTGGCACGTTCGAGAATGGCCCGGATCGGACCGAGGTACTTGAT
This genomic window from Bremerella sp. JC817 contains:
- the aroC gene encoding chorismate synthase, translating into MLRYWTAGESHGKTLLAMIDGFPAGLSIDEEPINRELARRQGGYGRGGRQRIETDKVEVMTGIWKGLTLGSPIALQVINRDYKLERLDDLPRPRPGHGDLTGAIKYLGPIRAILERASARETAVRVATGALAKQLLAEFGIQVYGFVDELGGVAIDRPKNVDDVDAMITKRDESIIYSLNPEQDPQFKELIDKTGKAGDTLGGIVEVRVVGAPFGLGTHAQWERKLDGKLAQAVMAVQAIKGVEIGMGFEAARLPGSQVHDPIHYDASQQDSPSLGYTRPTNNAGGLEAGMTNGQTIVVRAAKKPISTLRKPLESVNLETKETDAASYERSDVCAVSAASVIVESVVAFEIAVAMVDKFGGDSLEEMKARYQLFQEMARKR